One window from the genome of Pyrus communis chromosome 16, drPyrComm1.1, whole genome shotgun sequence encodes:
- the LOC137719607 gene encoding protein REDUCED CHLOROPLAST COVERAGE 1-like: MAPRNSRGKGKGDKKKKEEKVLPVVMDITVNLPDENSIVLKGISTDRIIDVHQLLSVNTETCNITNFSLSHEVRGQQLKDTVDVSALKPCVLTLMEEDYNEQRATAHVRRLLDIVACTTSFGASSLPAKDQSSKLDAPSTGSGKNAPVAQDKISKKSNATTAAAVNASKSQVSTGTDKRDVAGDSETEMSHSCLKLGSFYDFFSLSHLTPPLQFIRRAAKRQVDEIAADDHIFSLEVKLCNGKVVLVEACRKGFYSVGKQRVLCHNLVDLLRQLSRAFDNAYDELLKAFSERNKFGNLPYGFRANTWLVPPVSAQSPSVFPALPVEDETWGGNGGGLGRDGKFDLIPWANEFWHVASMPCKTAEERQIRDRKAFLLHSLFVDVSIFRAIKAVQHVMGKPELTCSVPNSEILYSESVGDLNVTVMKDVSNASCKVDTKIDGIQATGVDKANLAQRNLLKGITADENTAAHDVNTLGVVNVRYCGYIAVVKVEGKENKKVGSPSQSIEFVDQPEGGANALNINSLRLLLHKTIPSEQNKPASLMQTLEHEDLSASCVFVEGVLEESLAKLEKEELDSDNFVRWELGACWIQHLQDQKNADKDKKPSNEKAKNELKVEGLGTPLKSLKNSKKKSDGGNTKLQSESSKSHADGVVAEVEISISPSLESKLETNAKENELVLTEMLSDAAFARLKDSETGLHFKSLQELIDLSQKYYSEVALPKLVADFGSLELSPVDGRTLTDFMHTRGLRMRSLGHVVKLSEKLSHVQSLCIHEMIVRAFKHILQAVIAAVGSTEKMAVSIAAALNLMLGVSDNEELNKSCNVHSLVRKWLEVFLQKRYGWDINSFNYEDVRRFAILRGLCHKVGIEMVPRDFDMDSPNPFQSSDIVSLVPVHKQAACSSADGRQLLESSKTALDKGKLEDAVAFGTKALAKLVAVCGPYHRMTAGAYSLLAVVLYHTGDFNQATIYQQKALDINERELGLDHPDTMKSYGDLAVFYYRLQHTELALKYVKRALYLLHLTCGPSHPNTAATYINVAMMEEGLGNVHVALRYLHKALKCNQRLLGPDHIQTAASYHAIAIALSLMEAYPLSVQHEQTTLQILRAKLGPDDLRTQDAAAWLEYFESKAFEQQEAARNGTRKPDASIASKGHLSVSDLLDYISPAHGAKGRAMAGKRKSYLTKLKEKSIQTISSASSDESSKETTKEGSDEEGQEANVLEPSDRTDVIQENSSPLVEPQHVVEEVAEENSNVFDQISSETYIEGGDDGWQSVQRPRSAGSYGRRLKQRRATIGKVYNYQKKYVESDVDYSSVKNINQNSSYYLVKKRPTSHGSYADNHTAKPSQGTKFGRRIVKGVTYRVKSMPLSTKVDTEEPSNGGKSLSSPSEPSQNASPHGIGPVKNSVVSLGKSPSYKEVALAPPGTIGKFQTQYNIPDNQEHGVRVHEEETTEVKGDSKPNTTELGNVLEEKDSVLDSVLVTTDHVPEETGAAEKKGEVISNDAKEDKSSLMVFESLDGHGSSGVKIDEVVEDNLLTDGVPKSLGSPKGICETDPSGTCELHDSNSTMQGVDDAVSSVDTRGLPSKKLSASAAPFNPSPSAARAAPVSLNIAIPSGAGNVPTVAPWPVNMNLHPGPGTVLPTVNPMCSSPHHPYHSPPATPNIIQPLPFMYPPYSQPQVIRTSAFPVPTSGFHPNHFAWHNVNPHVPEFVHSPVWPGCHPMDFSAPTPVAEPISEPTVEPKFHNDDSAPVLPATIDNLEETKQEVSLLTSEAMNNAVESVKENGPSNLCRVEHAQSEPTDNPNGNAASSGERTNDGEKTFSILMRGRRNRKQTLRMPISLLSRPYGSQSFKVICNRVVRGNDATKATSCSSSENCTATAT, translated from the exons ATGGCGCCCAGAAACAGCCGTGGAAAGGGAAAAggagacaagaagaagaaagaagagaagg TTCTTCCTGTTGTTATGGACATCACTGTGAACCTTCCTGATGAAAACAGTATCGTTTTGAAG GGAATATCGACAGATAGGATTATCGATGTTCATCAGCTGTTATCAGTGAACACAGAAACTTGTAACATTACGAACTTTTCACTATCTCATGAG GTAAGAGGGCAACAATTGAAGGACACGGTGGACGTGTCCGCACTGAAGCCGTGCGTTCTGACGTTGATGGAAG AGGACTACAATGAACAGCGCGCCACGGCGCACGTTAGACGCTTGCTCGACATCGTTGCCTGCACGACGAGCTTCGGAGCGTCGTCTTTGCCGGCGAAGGACCAAAGCTCGAAGCTCGATGCTCCTTCAACTGGCTCCGGTAAAAATGCGCCGGTTGCGCAGGATAAGATCTCCAAGAAATCCAACGCCACGACCGCCGCCGCCGTCAACGCCTCCAAGTCTCAAGTTTCTACCGGAACCGATAAGCGAGACGTGGCGGGGGACTCGGAGACCGAGATGAGCCACTCCTGCCTCAAGCTTGGTTCTTTCTACgacttcttctctctctcccacctCACTCCCCCTTTGCAAT TTATTCGAAGGGCGGCGAAACGGCAAGTCGATGAGATAGCGGCGGATGATCACATTTTTTCTCTAGAG GTGAAGCTTTGCAATGGGAAGGTGGTTCTTGTTGAAGCTTGCCGAAAGGGGTTTTATAGCGTAGGGAAGCAGCGGGTTCTGTGTCACAACCTCGTTGATTTGCTACGGCAGCTTAGTAGAGCCTTCGACAAT GCTTATGATGAGCTCTTGAAAGCATTTTCGGAACGGAATAAG TTTGGGAATCTTCCTTATGGGTTTAGAGCAAACACGTGGCTTGTACCACCTGTTTCAGCGCAGTCACCATCAGTTTTCCCTGCTCTCCCCGTGGAGGATGAAACTTGGGGTGGAAATGGTGGTGGTCTAGGAAGAGATGGGAAATTTGATCTGATCCCTTGGGCTAATGAGTTTTGGCATGTTGCATCCATGCCTTGCAAGACAGCCGAGGAGAGGCAGATTCGTGATAGGAAAGCATTCCTTCTTCACAGCCTATTCGTCGATGTTTCCATTTTTAGAGCCATTAAGGCTGTGCAGCATGTAATGGGAAAACCGGAATTGACTTGTTCAGTTCCAAACAGTGAGATTCTTTACTCCGAGAGTGTAGGGGACTTGAATGTCACAGTTATGAAAGATGTTTCTAATGCAAGCTGTAAGGTAGATACTAAAATTGATGGAATTCAAGCAACTGGAGTGGATAAAGCGAATCTAGCGCAACGAAACCTTCTGAAAGGGATCACTGCAGATGAAAATACTGCCGCCCAC GATGTCAACACTCTAGGTGTTGTCAATGTCAGATATTGTGGTTACATTGCAGTTGTCAAGGTTGAGgggaaagaaaataagaaagttGGTTCTCCATCTCAGAGCATTGAATTTGTTGATCAACCCGAAGGTGGTGCCAATGCCCTTAATATCAACAG TTTAAGATTACTACTTCACAAGACAATACCTTCAGAGCAGAATAAACCGGCATCACTTATGCAAACTCTGGAACACGAAGATCTTTCAGCCTCGTGTGTTTTTGTTGAGGGGGTGTTAGAAGAGAGTCTTGCTAAGCTTGAGAAAGAGGAGCTAGATTCTGATAATTTTGTGAGATGGGAACTTGGAGCTTGCTGGATACAACACTTGCAAGACCAAAAAAATGCAGACAAAGATAAGAAACCATCAAACGAGAAGGCTAAAAATGAGTTGAAGGTTGAGGGACTTGGGACACCTCTTAAATCCCTTAAGAACAGCAAGAAAAAATCAGATGGAGGCAATACCAAGCTGCAATCTGAAAGCTCAAAGTCTCATGCAGATGGTGTTGTTGCAGAAGTTGAAATTAGTATATCCCCTTCTTTGGAATCAAAGCTTGAGACTAATGCCAAAGAAAATGAGCTTGTGTTGACAGAGATGTTGTCTGATGCTGCCTTTGCTCGACTAAAAGATTCAGAAACTGGACTTCACTTCAAG TCTCTGCAAGAACTGATCGACTTGTCTCAGAAGTATTACTCTGAAGTTGCTCTTCCCAAACTg GTAGCAGATTTTGGTTCCTTGGAACTTTCACCAGTTGATGGTCGGACCTTGACTGATTTCATGCATACTAGAGGTCTTCGGATGCGCTCTCTGGGGCATGTT GTCAAGCTTTCGGAGAAGCTATCCCATGTGCAGTCCCTTTGCATTCATGAGATGATAGTGCGAGCTTTTAAGCACATACTTCAGGCAGTGATTGCTGCCGTTGGTAGCACTGAGAAAATGGCTGTTTCAATTGCTGCTGCATTAAATCTTATGCTGGGGGTTTCGGATAATGAAGAATTAAATAAGTCTTGCAATGTTCATTCTCTTGTGCGGAAATGGCTGGAGGTATTCTTGCAAAAGAGATATGGATGGGATATTAACAGCTTCAACTATGAAGATGTGAGGAGATTTGCGATTCTACGTGGATTATGTCACAAG GTGGGTATTGAGATGGTTCCAAGGGATTTTGATATGGATTCTCCAAATCCGTTCCAAAGTTCAGATATTGTCAGCCTAGTCCCAGTGCATAAG CAAGCTGCTTGCTCTTCGGCAGATGGTAGGCAACTCCTAGAATCATCAAAAACAGCTTTAGATAAGGGAAAACTTGAAGATGCAGTTGCATTTGGCACTAAG GCTCTTGCAAAGCTGGTAGCAGTTTGTGGTCCATACCATCGAATGACAGCAGGAGCTTACAGCCTCCTTGCTGTAGTTTTATATCACACTGGAGACTTTAATCAG GCTACAATTTATCAGCAAAAAGCCCTGGATATCAACGAGAGAGAATTAGGGCTTGACCATCCAGACACCATGAAGAGTTATGGGGATCTTGCTGTGTTCTATTACAGACTTCAACATACGGAGCTGGCTCTCAA GTATGTAAAGCGTGCTCTGTATCTTTTGCATCTCACATGTGGACCATCTCATCCAAACACTGCTGCAACATACATCAATGTGGCTATGATGGAGGAAGGCCTGGGAAATGTACATGTTGCCCTTCGATATCTACACAAAGCTTTGAAGTGTAATCAAAGGTTACTCGGCCCGGACCATATTCAG ACAGCAGCAAGTTACCACGCTATTGCAATTGCTCTCTCTTTGATGGAAGCTTACCCTTTAAGCGTTCAGCATGAGCAGACAACTTTGCAAATTCTGCGAGCAAAGCTTGGCCCAGATGACTTACGGACACAA GATGCTGCTGCTTGGCTTGAGTACTTTGAGTCCAAGGCTTTCGAACAGCAAGAAGCTGCAAGAAATGGGACTCGAAAGCCTGATGCATCTATTGCCAGCAAAGGCCACTTAAG TGTATCAGATTTGCTTGACTACATTAGTCCAGCTCATGGTGCCAAAGGGAGAGCGATGGCAGGAAAGAGGAAAAGCTACTTAACAAAG TTGAAGGAAAAATCCATCCAAACTATCAGCTCAGCTAGTTCTGATGAGTCTTCAAAAGAAACCACAAAAGAGGGTTCAGACGAAGAGGGTCAGGAGGCGAATGTACTTGAACCAAGTGATAGAACAGATGTTATCCAGGAGAACAGCTCTCCTCTGGTTGAACCTCAGCACGTTGTGGAAGAGGTTGCAGAGGAAAATTCAAATGTTTTCGATCAGATATCTTCTGAAACATACATTGAAGGTGGTGATGATGGGTGGCAATCAGTTCAAAGACCTAGATCAGCTGGCTCATATGGGCGGCGTCTAAAGCAGCGGCGGGCAACTATTGGGAAGGTCTATAATTACCAGAAAAAGTATGTTGAAAGTGACGTGGACTATTCTTCAGTGAAGAATATTAATCAAAACAGTAGTTATTATCTTGTAAAGAAAAGGCCAACATCTCACGGAAGTTATGCAGACAATCACACTGCAAAACCCTCCCAAGGTACTAAGTTTGGACGGAGAATAGTTAAAGGTGTAACATACAGAGTCAAGTCTATGCCTTTGTCTACCAAAGTAGATACCGAAGAGCCCTCTAACGGTGGCAAAAGTTTGAGTTCTCCATCAGAACCTAGTCAAAACGCTTCACCACATGGAATTGGCCCAGTAAAAAATTCCGTAGTCAGTCTTGGGAAGTCTCCTTCTTACAAGGAAGTAGCATTGGCTCCACCAGGTACTATTGGGAAATTTCAAACCCAGTACAACATTCCTGATAATCAGGAACATGGTGTCCGAGTTCATGAAGAAGAAACAACTGAAGTCAAAGGAGATTCCAAACCAAACACAACTGAGTTAGGAAATGTACTTGAAGAAAAGGACTCTGTGTTGGACTCTGTATTGGTTACGACAGACCACGTACCAGAGGAAACCGGAGCTGCTgagaagaaaggagaagttATTTCAAACGATGCAAAGGAAGATAAGTCTTCACTGATGGTATTTGAGAGTTTGGATGGACACGGATCCAGCGGTGTTAAGATTGATGAAGTGGTAGAAGATAACTTATTGACAGACGGAGTGCCAAAATCTTTGGGTTCTCCCAAGGGAATCTGTGAGACGGATCCATCTGGTACTTGTGAACTGCATGACTCCAACTCTACCATGCAAGGTGTAGACGATGCTGTGAGTTCAGTTGATACTCGGGGACTGCCCAGTAAGAAGCTGTCTGCCTCAGCAGCTCCATTCAATCCCTCACCATCTGCTGCACGTGCTGCTCCGGTTTCCCTGAACATTGCCATACCTTCGGGTGCGGGTAATGTCCCAACTGTTGCACCTTGGCCAGTAAACATGAATCTTCATCCAGGGCCTGGTACTGTCTTACCCACGGTCAATCCAATGTGCTCCTCCCCTCACCACCCATACCATTCTCCTCCTGCGACCCCAAACATCATACAACCATTGCCTTTTATGTACCCTCCTTACAGTCAACCCCAAGTAATCCGAACCAGTGCCTTTCCCGTTCCTACCAGCGGGTTTCATCCAAATCATTTTGCATGGCATAATGTGAACCCCCATGTTCCCGAGTTTGTTCATAGTCCAGTTTGGCCTGGCTGTCATCCAATGGATTTCTCTGCCCCTACACCTGTTGCTGAGCCAATTTCTGAACCGACAGTGGAGCCAAAATTTCACAATGATGATTCTGCTCCAGTTCTGCCAGCGACCATTGACAATTTGGAGGAAACTAAGCAAGAAGTGAGCCTTCTGACGTCAGAGGCAATGAACAATGCAGTTGAAAGTGTAAAGGAAAATGGTCCTTCAAACCTTTGCAGGGTTGAACATGCTCAGAGCGAACCAACTGACAACCCAAATGGAAATGCTGCAAGTAGCGGTGAACGAACAAACGATGGAGAGAAAACCTTCAGCATTTTGATGAGGGGTAGGAGAAACCGAAAGCAGACTCTGCGAATGCCTATCAGTTTGCTCAGTCGACCGTATGGCTCACAGTCCTTCAAAGTCATATGTAACAGAGTAGTCAGAGGGAATGATGCTACCAAAGCCACCAGCTGTTCATCAAGTGAAAATTGCACAGCTACTGCTACTTAA
- the LOC137719515 gene encoding cytochrome b561 and DOMON domain-containing protein At3g61750-like, translated as MVSLGSWSVFASRFAFRLCILILVLEAKFDVMAADGSYVPGVNSAGGGNEASQLCDNDLSSFMLPPYSNSSSDLVCRPLWNTFVLRYSQTEDHVVNIILSAVYTTGWVGIGFSKDGMMVGSSAIVGWINKKGEARIKQYYLQGSKVSLVIPDKGELPLTGIPASVVLHGPRIYLAFQMKFQAHLARQPIILAIGSGYPKHHHLTIHNDKTTVMFDFSAGSASVREAPSHLGQMKKNHGILAIFGWGLIIPIGAIVPRYLKHKEPLWYYLHSIIQFVGFVIGLAAVVLGQKLYTKIGANFPTHRGIGIFVLVLSILQILAFFLRPNKDAKNIRKYWNWYHHWLGRFALFFAAVNIVLGIKIGGEGNDWKIGYGFLLGVILVSVILLEVLARMRRTEKDDITPNFQMNPVQL; from the exons ATGGTGAGCTTGGGGTCTTGGTCGGTTTTTGCTTCGAGGTTTGCTTTCAGGCTATGTATTCTGATCCTTGTCTTGGAGGCCAAGTTTGATGTTATGGCTGCTGATGGCAGTTATGTTCCGGGGGTTAATAGCGCTGGTGGGGGCAATGAAGCGTCGCAGCTTTGTGACAATGATCTGAGCAGTTTTATGCTACCACCATATAGTAATTCATCATCTGATCTAGTCTGCAGACCTCTTTGGAACACTTTTGTTTTGAGA TACTCTCAGACAGAAGATCACGTCGTGAACATTATATTATCCGCTGTATACACTACAGGATGGGTAGGAATAGGATTTTCCAAAGATGGAATGATGGTTGGTTCAAGTGCAATAGTGGGATGGATTAACAAAAAAGGCGAAGCAAGAATTAAGCAATACTATTTGCAAGGCTCCAAGGTGTCACTAGTCATCCCAGACAAAGGTGAATTGCCACTCACTGGCATTCCTGCTTCTGTTGTGCTTCATGGACCTAGAATTTACTTGGCTTTTCAGATGAAATTCCAAGCTCATCTTGCTCGTCAGCCAATCATCTTGGCTATCGGAAGTGGTTACCCAAAGCACCACCACCTAACCATACACAACGATAAAACAACCGTCATGTTCGATTTCTCTGCAGGCTCCGCATCTGTGCGAGAGGCACCTAGTCATCTTGGGCAAATGAAGAAGAACCATGGAATATTGGCTATATTTGGATGGGGTCTAATAATTCCTATTGGGGCAATTGTGCCAAGATACTTGAAGCACAAGGAACCTTTGTGGTACTATCTCCATTCAATTATTCAATTTGTTGGATTTGTGATTGGGCTTGCAGCTGTGGTACTTGGCCAGAAACTCTATACTAAAATAGGAGCCAACTTTCCAACGCATAGAGGCATAGGGATTTTTGTTCTTGTACTTAGCATCCTTCAG ATATTGGCATTTTTCCTAAGGCCCAACAAGGATGCCAAGAACATTAGAAAGTACTGGAATTGGTACCACCACTGGCTTGGAAGGTTTGCACTCTTCTTTGCAGCCGTGAACATAGTTCTGGGGATCAAGATTGGAGGTGAAGGAAATGACTGGAAGATTGGTTACGGATTTCTTCTCGGCGTAATTCTTGTCTCAGTAATTCTGTTAGAAGTATTGGCAAGGATGAGAAGAACAGAGAAGGATGATATTACTCCAAACTTCCAAATGAATCCAGTCCAATTATAG